From the Phoenix dactylifera cultivar Barhee BC4 chromosome 10, palm_55x_up_171113_PBpolish2nd_filt_p, whole genome shotgun sequence genome, one window contains:
- the LOC103703105 gene encoding vacuolar protein sorting-associated protein 55 homolog, whose protein sequence is MFSASILLQILACALYNNWWPMLSALMYVVVPMPCMFFGGGSTSFLTSREGGGWINAAKFLTGASAVGSIAIPAILRHANMIETGAMFIEFVSFFILICTVLCFHRVSLDEDW, encoded by the exons GCATGTGCTTTATACAACAATTGGTGGCCTATGTTATCAG CTCTCATGTATGTGGTGGTGCCTATGCCCTGTATGTTCTTTGGAGGTGGTTCCACAAGTTTCTTGACCAGcagggagggtggggg CTGGATTAATGCAGCGAAATTCTTGACGGGCGCTTCCGCTGTTGGAAGTATTGCTATTCCAGCAATCCTGAGGCATGCCAACATGATTGAGACGGGAGCTATGTTCATAGAGTTCGTCTCCTTTTTCATTCTCATCTGTACAGTTCTTTGTTTCCACCGAGTTAGCCTCGATGAGGATTGGTAG
- the LOC103703230 gene encoding NAC domain-containing protein 90-like → MRHYLNKFGRILLVYAAMSGEASIRDPEQWFFFCPRQEREARGGKPTRTTPSGYWKVTGSPGYVLSSQNLRIGWKKTMVFYTGRAPTGTKTKWKMNEYKALEEAAASTSTTPPRLRNEFSVCRVYIKSGTLRSFDRRPSASIAMNYSESQRRNPETSSSANPQIADQRTSSHGSSSPGDDGSQPLAAGATFDWDMLEDIIYPEQF, encoded by the exons ATGCGTCATTATCTCAATAAATTTGGGCGAATTCTTTTGGTTTATGCAGCGATGTCAGGAGAAGCGAGCATCCGGGATCCCGAGCAGTGGTTCTTCTTCTGTCCAAGGCAAGAAAGAGAAGCACGAGGGGGAAAACCAACACGCACCACCCCTTCCGGCTACTGGAAGGTGACCGGCTCCCCAGGCTATGTTCTCTCGTCGCAGAACCTGAGGATAGGTTGGAAGAAGACCATGGTTTTCTACACAGGAAGAGCTCCCACTGGGACCAAAACCAAGTGGAAGATGAACGAATATAAAGCTCTTGAAGAAGCAGCAGCATCAACATCAACCACTCCTCCAAGG CTAAGGAATGAATTTAGCGTGTGCCGGGTGTACATCAAATCTGGGACCCTGAGGTCGTTTGATCGGCGGCCTTCTGCATCCATCGCCATGAACTACAGTGAGAGCCAGCGAAGAAATCCTGAGACATCCTCCTCAGCCAACCCACAGATAGCTGATCAGAGGACCAGTTCTCACGGCAGCTCATCACCGGGGGACGATGGCTCGCAGCCCCTGGCCGCTGGTGCAACCTTCGATTGGGACATGCTTGAAGACATCATCTATCCGGAGCAGTTTTGA